Proteins from a genomic interval of Spea bombifrons isolate aSpeBom1 chromosome 4, aSpeBom1.2.pri, whole genome shotgun sequence:
- the LOC128491687 gene encoding olfactory receptor 10A4-like codes for VLFLVIYILTLVGNLLIIMLVAKSQSLQSPMYFFLSQLSVCDLLLTSNISPNMLHVIINGGSTISVTGCIIQLSFYGFSIAAECLLLTVMSYDRYLAICKPLHYISIMDLKLQIHLSVGSWLLALLDLLITMIFVGKLQFCGPLVVDHYFCDLAPLLSLSCSDNTILEILELAVPFLYAVLPFVFIISTYISIFTTIFGIPSSSDRFKAFSTCSSHLVVVSIYYGTIIAVYMAPSQGQSLNVKKFISLLNTTGAPFLNPVIYSLRNRDIKKALRKFLLCFKEN; via the coding sequence gttctgttccttgtgatctacatcttgacgttagtcgggaacctgctgattattatGTTGGTGGCAAAGTCCCAGAGTCTTCAATCTCccatgtacttcttcctcagTCAGTTATCGGTGTGCGATCTCCTTCTTACTTCTAATATATCCCCGAACATGCTCCATGTGATAATTAATGGAGGAAGCACGATATCTGTGACTGGATGTATCATACAACtttctttttatggtttttCAATAGCTGCTGAATGTCTTTTACTCACCGTGATGTCCTATGATCGGTATCTGGCAATATGTAAGCCGCTGCATTACATCTCCATCATGGATCTCAAGCTCCAAATCCACCTGTCTGTTGGGTCATGGCTTTTGGCCCTTCTTGATTTGTTGATTACCATGATTTTTGTGGGTAAGTTACAGTTCTGTGGTCCTCTGGTTGTTGATCATTATTTCTGTGACCTTGCTCCTCTTCTGTCCCTGTCCTGCTCAGATAACACTATTCTGGAAATCCTGGAACTTGCTGTACCGTTTCTGTATGCCGTACTCCCGTTTGTCTTCATTATTTCTACATATATCTCCATTTTTACTACAATTTTTGGAATTCCATCCAGCAGTGATAGATTTAAAGCCTTTTCCACCTGCAGTTCTCACTTGGTTGTGGTGAGCATATACTATGGAACTATAATTGCAGTTTACATGGCTCCTTCCCAAGGACAGTCGCTTAATGTTAAAAAGTTTATATCGCTTCTAAATACCACAGGAGCCCCATTTCTCAACCCAGTTATATATAGTCTTAGAAATCGGGACATTAAGAAAGCGCTGAGAAAATTTCTcttatgttttaaagaaaattga